From a region of the Lentilactobacillus curieae genome:
- the glpK gene encoding glycerol kinase GlpK produces MSDEQYIMAVDEGTTSTRAIIFNNAGEIVAKSQREFHQYFPKSGWVEHDANEIWNAVQSVISESLIGGDIPPYKVRGIGVTNQRETTIIWDKNTGEPVYHAIVWQSKQTAGIADKLKSDGLSDMIHEKTGLVIDSYFSATKIMWILDNVPGVRERAERGDLLFGTIDTWILWKLTGGKVHATDYTNASRTMLFNIHDLTWDQDILKDLNIPESLLPEVRQSSEVYGYTAGYTFSGVQVPVAGIAGDQQAALFGQMALERGMVKNTYGTGAFIVMNTGEEPTLSNNGLLTTIAYGINGKVNYALEGSIFVAGSAIQWLRDGMQMVKESPESEQLALEAESSEGVYVVPAFTGLGAPFWDQDARGAVLGLTRGTNKAQFVRATLDSLAYQTRDVVDTMSKETGIDIKALAVDGGAANNNYLMQFQADILNTPIKRASISETTALGAAYLAGLAVGFWNNVEEIKQTVKTGDEFEPKMAEDEKERLYSGWRKAVEATRLFHPESE; encoded by the coding sequence ATGAGTGACGAACAATACATAATGGCTGTGGACGAGGGGACCACTAGCACTCGGGCGATTATTTTCAATAATGCTGGTGAAATTGTGGCTAAGTCTCAAAGAGAGTTTCACCAATACTTTCCAAAATCTGGTTGGGTTGAACACGACGCCAACGAAATTTGGAATGCTGTTCAATCAGTGATTTCGGAATCTTTGATTGGTGGGGACATTCCACCTTACAAAGTTCGGGGGATTGGGGTCACAAATCAACGTGAAACCACAATTATCTGGGACAAGAATACAGGCGAGCCCGTGTATCACGCGATTGTTTGGCAATCTAAACAAACTGCGGGGATTGCGGATAAGCTTAAATCCGATGGGCTTAGTGATATGATTCATGAAAAAACCGGATTGGTGATAGATTCTTATTTTTCTGCAACTAAGATCATGTGGATTTTGGACAATGTTCCAGGAGTTCGGGAACGAGCAGAAAGGGGCGACTTGCTCTTTGGAACCATCGATACTTGGATTCTCTGGAAACTAACTGGCGGCAAAGTTCACGCAACGGATTACACCAATGCTAGCCGGACGATGCTATTTAATATCCATGATTTGACCTGGGATCAAGATATTCTGAAAGATTTAAATATTCCTGAATCATTGCTTCCTGAAGTAAGGCAATCATCAGAAGTCTATGGCTATACTGCAGGTTATACTTTTTCTGGCGTTCAGGTTCCAGTTGCTGGAATTGCCGGCGATCAACAGGCTGCTTTGTTTGGTCAAATGGCTCTCGAAAGAGGAATGGTTAAGAATACGTACGGAACTGGTGCATTTATCGTGATGAACACCGGCGAAGAACCAACTCTTTCTAACAATGGCCTGTTGACCACGATTGCTTATGGAATTAATGGTAAGGTGAATTACGCCCTTGAAGGAAGTATCTTTGTTGCGGGCTCTGCTATTCAGTGGTTACGTGATGGAATGCAAATGGTTAAGGAATCTCCAGAATCCGAGCAATTGGCACTTGAAGCTGAGTCCTCAGAAGGCGTCTACGTTGTTCCAGCCTTTACAGGGTTAGGAGCACCTTTCTGGGATCAAGACGCCAGAGGAGCTGTTTTAGGACTAACTAGAGGGACAAATAAAGCTCAGTTTGTAAGGGCTACCTTAGATTCATTAGCATACCAAACTCGTGACGTTGTTGACACAATGTCAAAAGAAACTGGAATTGACATTAAGGCACTCGCAGTTGATGGTGGTGCTGCTAACAATAATTATCTGATGCAATTTCAGGCTGACATTTTAAATACTCCAATTAAGCGGGCATCAATTTCTGAAACTACCGCTTTAGGAGCTGCCTACCTTGCGGGATTGGCGGTTGGTTTTTGGAATAACGTTGAAGAAATCAAGCAAACGGTCAAAACTGGTGATGAATTTGAACCGAAGATGGCTGAGGATGAGAAGGAAAGACTTTATTCTGGTTGGAGAAAAGCTGTTGAAGCAACCAGATTGTTTCACCCAGAATCAGAATAA
- a CDS encoding 2-hydroxymuconate tautomerase, translated as MPIVNINLIAGRSQDQLKGLIEDVTSAVVKNTGAPAEHVHVILNEMQPNRYSVGGVLKSDEK; from the coding sequence ATGCCAATCGTAAACATTAACTTAATCGCTGGTAGAAGCCAAGATCAGCTTAAAGGACTTATTGAGGACGTAACTAGTGCAGTTGTAAAAAATACTGGTGCTCCGGCAGAACACGTTCACGTAATCCTCAACGAAATGCAACCCAACCGTTACAGTGTTGGTGGCGTTCTAAAGAGTGACGAAAAGTAA
- a CDS encoding C69 family dipeptidase: protein MKPIRNYSACTSMIVGKKASIDGSIMIARNEDSKASWPKNYVVHPAKDFNEKQTFKSTDNGFTMQLESHQAQYSATPEWTNKFGLFEENGFNEFGVAMSATESTYTNDRVLAVDPLVKDGIGEEAMITVVLPYVKTAREGVARLGQIIEHYGTDESNGILFADSNDAWYMETGGGHNWVAIRIPDDAYAVIANQMAIQNIDFSDSDNFMWSTGIREFVNENHLNPDPLETSFNFREIFGTSDLSDTYYNTPRVWYGVKMFSPNEEHLPTDFDIPFLHRANRKLSAFDVQDYLSSHYQGTEYDPIGEGSDKDKRRFRPVSVAKTQEAHILQIRPDMPIEANLQWLSMGVGAQSVFVPFYAGATDTPDYYQDTKGEYEPGKAYWVYKQAGVLVDSHYLELGGFLSETQQNLRIEFNQNLMTADKAIKEMSGKELQAYVTKVNFKNAKAGLDGYNSLISKLITKSTDFSPINYKQDVNL from the coding sequence ATGAAACCAATTAGAAACTATTCAGCATGTACCAGTATGATTGTTGGGAAAAAAGCTAGTATTGATGGCTCAATAATGATTGCTAGAAACGAAGATAGTAAAGCATCATGGCCAAAAAACTACGTTGTTCATCCTGCTAAGGACTTTAACGAGAAACAAACATTTAAGTCCACTGATAACGGGTTTACCATGCAGTTGGAATCTCACCAAGCACAATATTCAGCAACTCCTGAATGGACTAATAAATTTGGCTTATTCGAAGAAAATGGGTTTAACGAATTCGGTGTGGCAATGAGTGCGACTGAAAGCACCTACACTAATGACCGAGTCTTGGCCGTGGATCCACTGGTTAAAGACGGGATCGGTGAAGAAGCTATGATCACCGTTGTCTTACCTTACGTAAAAACAGCAAGAGAAGGAGTTGCTAGACTCGGACAAATCATTGAACATTACGGTACGGATGAGTCTAACGGAATTTTGTTTGCTGATAGCAATGATGCTTGGTATATGGAAACTGGTGGTGGCCATAATTGGGTTGCGATTAGAATTCCCGATGACGCCTACGCAGTGATTGCCAATCAGATGGCTATTCAGAATATTGACTTCTCAGATTCAGATAACTTCATGTGGTCAACCGGGATTCGTGAGTTTGTAAATGAGAATCATTTAAACCCTGATCCATTGGAAACTAGCTTTAACTTTCGAGAAATTTTTGGTACTTCTGATTTATCAGATACTTATTACAATACCCCACGTGTTTGGTACGGGGTAAAGATGTTTTCACCAAATGAAGAGCACCTGCCAACTGATTTTGACATTCCATTTCTTCACCGTGCTAATCGAAAGTTAAGTGCCTTCGATGTCCAAGATTATCTCAGTTCTCACTACCAAGGGACAGAGTATGATCCAATTGGCGAAGGCTCAGACAAAGATAAGAGACGTTTTAGGCCCGTTAGTGTTGCTAAGACACAAGAGGCTCACATCTTGCAAATTCGCCCGGACATGCCAATTGAAGCCAATTTGCAGTGGTTATCAATGGGGGTCGGAGCTCAGAGTGTCTTTGTTCCATTTTATGCGGGAGCTACTGATACACCCGACTACTATCAAGACACTAAGGGCGAGTATGAACCCGGCAAAGCTTATTGGGTATACAAACAAGCTGGTGTATTAGTTGATTCTCACTACCTCGAGCTGGGCGGTTTCCTAAGTGAAACCCAGCAAAACCTACGGATTGAATTTAACCAGAACCTAATGACTGCCGACAAGGCAATTAAAGAAATGTCTGGTAAAGAATTACAAGCCTATGTCACAAAGGTCAACTTTAAAAATGCGAAAGCCGGCTTGGATGGATATAACTCATTGATTAGTAAATTGATTACAAAGTCGACTGACTTTTCTCCAATCAATTATAAACAAGACGTTAATTTGTAA
- the topA gene encoding type I DNA topoisomerase has translation MATTTKTKTKSKAKRKAPKKNLVIVESPAKAKTIEKYLGRSYKVVASKGHVRDLPKSKMGVDIDNDYDPHYISIRGKGDTIKELKSAAKKAKKVYLAADPDREGESIAWHLSHVLDLDPDDKNRVVFNEITKDAVKESFKHPRGIDMNLVDAQQARRILDRLVGYSISPLLWQKVKKGLSAGRVQSIALWLIIQREHEIQEFKPQEYWTIDSKFKKGRSQFAANFYGVNGKKKELPNNEAVEKILQQIDKDQPFDIIKVTKKERKRQPQAPFTTSTLQQEANRKLNFRTRRTMMAAQQLYEGINIGKEGSQGLITYMRTDSTRISAIAKHEASTFIHEEYGEEYAATKPIKGKMPEGAQDAHEAIRPTSVFRTPKSLKEYLNNDQFKLYQLIWSRFMASQMTPAVMDTMAVTIEQNNVTFKANGSKMKFDGFLKVYGDGKEKDNILPDLSEGDTVKLANTNPDQHFTQPPARYSEATLIKTLEEKGVGRPSTYSPTLETIQKRYYVKLVGRRFEPTELGEIVNDIIVKYFPDVVNVDFTANLEGDLDKVEDGIEDWVKVVDSFYKPFSEEVDSATEKMEKIQIKDEPAGFNCDICGAPMVIKMGRYGKFYACSRFPDCRNTKPIVKEIGVICPKCHKGQVIERKSKKNRIFYGCSRFPDCDFVSWDKPIGRDCPKDGHFLVEKKVKGGVQVVCPNGDYEEPAQK, from the coding sequence ATGGCAACAACAACAAAGACAAAAACAAAGTCCAAAGCCAAACGTAAAGCACCTAAAAAGAACTTAGTGATTGTTGAGTCGCCTGCTAAGGCAAAGACAATCGAAAAGTATTTAGGTCGCTCATACAAAGTTGTGGCCAGCAAGGGACACGTTCGTGATTTGCCTAAGAGTAAGATGGGGGTCGATATTGATAATGATTATGATCCTCATTACATCTCGATTCGGGGAAAAGGCGACACTATTAAAGAACTTAAATCTGCTGCCAAAAAGGCAAAGAAAGTTTACCTTGCAGCCGATCCGGATCGTGAAGGAGAGTCAATCGCATGGCACCTTTCCCATGTACTTGATTTAGACCCTGATGATAAGAACCGGGTCGTATTTAACGAAATTACAAAGGACGCCGTTAAGGAGTCATTTAAACATCCACGTGGAATTGATATGAACTTGGTTGATGCACAACAAGCTCGTCGTATTCTTGATCGACTTGTTGGTTACTCAATTTCACCATTATTATGGCAAAAAGTTAAGAAGGGATTGAGTGCTGGTCGAGTACAGTCAATTGCACTATGGCTGATTATTCAACGAGAACACGAAATTCAAGAATTCAAGCCACAAGAATACTGGACAATTGATTCTAAATTTAAAAAAGGAAGATCACAGTTTGCCGCAAACTTTTACGGAGTTAACGGTAAGAAGAAAGAACTGCCAAACAATGAGGCGGTCGAAAAGATTCTTCAACAAATTGATAAAGACCAACCTTTCGACATCATAAAAGTTACTAAGAAAGAAAGAAAACGTCAGCCTCAAGCTCCATTTACAACAAGTACTTTGCAACAAGAGGCCAACCGTAAGCTGAACTTTAGAACTAGAAGAACCATGATGGCAGCTCAGCAATTATATGAAGGAATTAATATTGGTAAGGAAGGCAGCCAGGGTTTAATCACGTACATGCGTACTGACTCAACCAGAATTTCCGCGATTGCTAAACATGAAGCTTCAACCTTTATTCACGAAGAATACGGTGAAGAATATGCTGCCACCAAGCCAATTAAAGGTAAGATGCCTGAAGGAGCACAGGATGCCCATGAAGCTATCAGACCGACCTCAGTATTCAGAACTCCAAAGAGTTTGAAAGAATATTTGAATAACGATCAATTCAAACTATACCAATTAATTTGGTCACGTTTTATGGCTAGTCAAATGACTCCTGCAGTAATGGATACCATGGCAGTAACCATTGAACAAAATAACGTTACCTTTAAAGCCAATGGTTCAAAGATGAAATTTGATGGTTTCTTGAAAGTTTACGGGGACGGCAAGGAAAAGGATAATATTTTACCTGACCTTAGTGAAGGTGACACCGTTAAGCTAGCTAATACCAACCCAGATCAACACTTTACTCAGCCACCTGCTCGTTATAGCGAAGCAACGTTGATTAAGACGTTGGAAGAAAAGGGAGTTGGTAGACCGTCAACATATTCACCAACTTTAGAAACGATTCAAAAACGATACTATGTCAAGCTAGTTGGTCGGCGTTTCGAACCAACTGAGTTGGGAGAAATAGTTAATGATATTATCGTTAAATATTTCCCCGATGTGGTAAACGTTGATTTTACAGCCAACTTAGAGGGCGATTTGGATAAAGTCGAAGATGGAATTGAAGACTGGGTCAAGGTCGTCGATTCATTTTACAAACCATTCTCTGAGGAAGTTGATTCAGCTACCGAAAAAATGGAAAAAATCCAAATTAAGGATGAACCAGCTGGATTTAATTGTGATATTTGTGGTGCCCCAATGGTTATTAAAATGGGACGTTACGGGAAGTTTTATGCTTGTTCACGTTTCCCAGATTGTCGTAATACTAAGCCAATCGTTAAGGAAATCGGTGTGATTTGTCCTAAGTGCCACAAGGGACAAGTTATTGAAAGAAAATCCAAAAAGAATAGAATCTTTTACGGTTGTTCTAGATTCCCTGATTGCGATTTTGTTTCTTGGGATAAGCCAATTGGTCGCGACTGTCCGAAGGATGGCCACTTCTTAGTAGAAAAGAAGGTTAAGGGTGGAGTTCAAGTTGTGTGTCCTAATGGCGACTATGAAGAACCCGCTCAAAAATAG
- the dprA gene encoding DNA-processing protein DprA has product MRLSEFLLIVKKSSGLGLKSEYLLYQALKSFSDSEIECLDATAIIEILKIPKSRQARFTSSFNEQRSLEKQGKLNYDNWLSITDDRYPNQLRESYLPPIGFFYQGNLDLLKTPMLGVVGSRTATDYSRNVLSQIVPDLLLHNLTIVSGLARGVDSLAHRISLANGGKTIAVIGTGIGRYYPSENRKLQEHIGEHQLLISEYPESMGPMQHHFPERNRIIAGLCQGVLVTEAKSHSGSLITANLALQNNREVFAIPGPINAQMSVGTNELILAGAKPILAAEHVIEELLC; this is encoded by the coding sequence ATGCGTTTATCTGAGTTCTTATTAATAGTAAAGAAAAGTTCTGGATTGGGGTTAAAGTCTGAATATTTGTTGTATCAGGCGCTGAAAAGTTTTTCTGATTCGGAGATTGAGTGTCTTGATGCAACAGCAATTATCGAAATTTTAAAGATTCCCAAAAGTAGGCAAGCGAGATTTACTTCCAGTTTTAACGAGCAGCGTAGTCTTGAAAAACAGGGTAAGTTAAATTATGATAATTGGTTGTCAATCACTGACGATAGATACCCAAATCAACTAAGGGAAAGTTATTTACCACCAATTGGTTTTTTCTATCAAGGTAACTTAGATTTATTAAAGACGCCAATGCTTGGAGTAGTTGGCAGTCGGACAGCAACTGATTATTCAAGGAACGTTTTAAGCCAAATCGTTCCTGATTTATTGCTACATAATCTGACTATCGTGTCAGGTTTAGCCCGGGGGGTGGATTCTTTAGCTCATCGAATATCACTTGCTAATGGAGGTAAGACGATTGCAGTTATTGGAACTGGAATTGGTCGATATTATCCAAGTGAAAATCGTAAGCTCCAAGAACACATAGGTGAGCACCAATTATTGATCAGTGAGTATCCAGAAAGTATGGGACCAATGCAACATCACTTCCCCGAAAGGAATCGGATTATTGCCGGCTTGTGCCAGGGAGTGTTGGTTACTGAAGCTAAATCTCATTCTGGAAGTTTGATTACAGCTAACCTGGCCCTGCAAAATAACAGAGAAGTATTCGCGATTCCCGGGCCAATTAATGCTCAAATGTCTGTTGGCACCAACGAGTTGATTTTGGCAGGCGCCAAACCAATTTTAGCTGCAGAACACGTTATTGAAGAGTTATTGTGTTGA
- a CDS encoding ribonuclease HII — MQTISVIKSLLADVTELDDPLLESLSGDPRKGVIQALTSCKRRIKKDNQRKVAFQARFKFEQSLWHKGINYVAGVDEVGRGPLAGPVVAAAVTLPSDFDLIEVNDSKQLSDKKRQLLAPQIKQEALAYGFGVINNQIIDSVNIYEAARLAMKDAVLSLSPRPEQLIVDAMNVPVSIPQLDMVKADSQSISVSAASIIAKVYRDEVMADYAKIYPEYDFDTNAGYGTKKHLEALKSVGPCPIHRRSFSPVADNL; from the coding sequence ATGCAGACTATTAGTGTAATAAAAAGCCTGTTGGCTGATGTTACTGAGCTCGATGATCCACTATTAGAAAGCTTAAGTGGCGATCCTAGAAAAGGTGTTATCCAGGCGTTAACTTCATGTAAGCGCCGCATTAAAAAGGATAATCAGCGAAAAGTAGCCTTTCAGGCACGGTTTAAGTTCGAGCAGAGCCTGTGGCACAAAGGTATCAATTACGTTGCCGGAGTTGATGAAGTTGGCCGAGGTCCATTAGCTGGCCCAGTGGTTGCTGCCGCCGTAACTTTACCGTCTGACTTTGATCTGATTGAAGTGAATGATTCAAAACAATTGAGTGACAAGAAACGCCAGCTTTTAGCTCCACAAATCAAACAAGAGGCGCTCGCATATGGCTTTGGGGTAATCAATAATCAAATTATCGACTCCGTAAATATTTACGAAGCTGCTAGACTTGCGATGAAAGACGCGGTATTATCTTTATCGCCACGCCCAGAGCAGTTAATCGTTGACGCAATGAACGTTCCGGTATCAATTCCCCAGTTGGATATGGTCAAGGCAGATTCCCAGAGCATCAGTGTTTCAGCCGCAAGTATCATTGCAAAAGTTTACCGAGATGAAGTAATGGCAGATTACGCAAAGATATACCCAGAATATGATTTTGATACTAATGCTGGGTATGGAACCAAAAAGCATCTTGAAGCTCTTAAATCGGTTGGGCCTTGTCCAATTCATCGACGGAGTTTTTCACCTGTCGCAGATAATCTATGA
- the ylqF gene encoding ribosome biogenesis GTPase YlqF, whose product MGVNIQWFPGHMAKAIRQFEENVSLVDIVFEILDARIPLSSMNPEVKRISGDKPHLYIMTKRDLADEKQTREWLEYFDSIGQPAMAVDAKTKFGTNSVLSKINPILKDKLAREEAKGMKSRPIRAVSVGVPNVGKSTVLNRLVNRRAAQVGNRPGVTKGQQWLKSSEKLELLDTPGILWPKFQSQEIANKLALTGAIKESVYSSDDIALYALSQFRTSLHQGLAERYRLSESDFELSDVDLLLKITKQVGMQDDYMRASDRLIQDARSGKLGGFTLDSVADLEESDNADY is encoded by the coding sequence ATGGGAGTTAATATTCAATGGTTTCCAGGCCATATGGCCAAGGCGATTCGCCAATTCGAAGAAAATGTTTCGTTAGTCGACATCGTTTTTGAAATTCTTGATGCCAGGATTCCACTATCATCAATGAACCCTGAAGTTAAAAGAATTAGTGGTGATAAACCACACCTTTACATCATGACTAAGCGCGATTTAGCTGATGAAAAGCAAACTAGAGAGTGGTTGGAGTACTTTGATTCAATTGGACAACCAGCAATGGCAGTTGACGCAAAGACAAAGTTTGGGACTAACTCAGTTCTTAGTAAAATTAATCCAATCTTGAAGGATAAGCTTGCTCGAGAAGAAGCAAAGGGCATGAAGAGTAGACCAATTAGAGCCGTGAGTGTTGGGGTGCCAAACGTTGGTAAATCAACAGTTCTTAACCGATTAGTAAATCGTCGTGCCGCACAAGTTGGAAATCGTCCTGGAGTTACCAAGGGACAACAATGGTTGAAATCTAGTGAAAAATTAGAGTTATTAGATACTCCAGGAATTTTATGGCCAAAATTTCAAAGCCAAGAGATTGCCAATAAATTGGCTTTGACTGGGGCGATTAAAGAGAGTGTTTATTCATCTGATGACATCGCTCTTTATGCATTGAGCCAGTTTAGAACTTCCCTTCACCAAGGCCTAGCAGAACGTTATCGTTTGAGTGAATCTGACTTTGAGCTTTCGGATGTAGACCTGCTTCTTAAAATAACCAAACAAGTGGGTATGCAAGATGATTACATGCGAGCAAGTGACCGCTTAATTCAGGATGCAAGATCTGGAAAATTAGGTGGATTTACTCTAGATTCTGTTGCGGATTTAGAGGAGTCAGATAATGCAGACTATTAG
- a CDS encoding YozE family protein: MRRTFYQFLMTKRNPGSIDPEAEFANNAFYDQSFPKQSTDFEEISKYLEENAGYLPSMDIFDKVFNEYRES, encoded by the coding sequence ATGAGAAGGACGTTTTATCAATTTTTGATGACAAAGCGTAATCCGGGAAGCATTGACCCGGAGGCAGAATTTGCAAACAACGCATTTTACGACCAATCTTTCCCCAAGCAATCAACTGATTTTGAGGAAATTTCAAAGTACCTTGAAGAAAACGCTGGTTACTTACCCAGCATGGATATCTTTGATAAAGTATTTAATGAATACAGAGAATCTTAA
- a CDS encoding YpmS family protein: protein MRKNNQQKQPYKIAFFSLLGVIIAGFVIMIGLMFAGSRTPVSSTTDNSSRQAVDITLNKSQVNDLADFYLDKIQKEQSGSIKYRFQVKDDGIVYGKLKLLGADVPYALSFTPKVTKSGNVELDANKLSIGRQRLPLRLVLLYVKSSYHLPQWVSIDPAAKKINLNITSLNGAEGINFKATKIDMAGNGKFKLKILLPKE from the coding sequence ATGAGAAAAAATAATCAACAAAAACAGCCATATAAAATTGCCTTTTTCAGCTTGCTTGGTGTCATAATTGCCGGTTTTGTAATTATGATAGGATTGATGTTTGCTGGGTCAAGGACTCCAGTATCTTCAACAACTGATAACTCTAGTCGCCAAGCGGTAGATATAACTTTAAACAAAAGTCAGGTAAATGACTTAGCCGACTTTTATTTAGATAAAATCCAAAAGGAGCAGTCAGGCTCAATTAAGTATCGATTCCAGGTTAAAGACGATGGAATTGTGTATGGAAAATTAAAATTACTGGGTGCTGATGTCCCTTATGCATTGTCGTTTACGCCTAAAGTCACAAAGAGCGGAAATGTTGAGTTAGATGCTAATAAATTGTCGATTGGTAGACAACGGTTGCCTTTGCGGTTAGTGTTATTATACGTAAAGAGCAGTTACCACTTACCTCAGTGGGTCTCAATAGATCCTGCTGCCAAAAAAATCAATTTAAATATTACTAGTCTCAATGGCGCCGAAGGAATTAACTTCAAAGCAACAAAGATAGATATGGCTGGTAATGGAAAGTTCAAACTAAAAATTTTGTTACCAAAAGAGTAA
- a CDS encoding GDSL-type esterase/lipase family protein produces the protein MKKSVKLVISLGLLVLICLGGWVGFRWWSQSNRTENIDITAVGDSLTQGVGDPNNRGGYVYMITKKLQDQLPTSKVTASNFGIAGETSVQIDYRVDHSHKLQKNIQRSNVIVMTFGGNDLIHFIKRNLMMEQKSTLDLQLATFERDYAKNANKLLADVRKQNPDAQVYVFGIYNPVYVYLPQVKFISQAINQTNKLTKSTVKNHKNMYFVPISNELSDGKYQTQEQHKKLIRDAQKQPSLQHGLSANSIIELFGSNNDDKNNLISNDDHFHPNKKDIK, from the coding sequence ATGAAAAAAAGCGTTAAATTAGTAATATCACTCGGCTTATTAGTGTTAATTTGTCTGGGCGGTTGGGTTGGCTTTCGGTGGTGGTCACAATCAAATCGGACCGAAAACATCGATATAACCGCTGTCGGGGATTCGCTGACACAGGGAGTTGGTGATCCCAATAATCGTGGTGGTTATGTGTATATGATTACCAAGAAACTTCAAGATCAGCTGCCCACCTCTAAGGTAACTGCAAGTAATTTTGGGATAGCTGGGGAGACCTCGGTTCAAATTGACTATCGGGTTGATCATAGCCACAAATTGCAGAAAAACATTCAACGTTCGAACGTTATTGTAATGACCTTTGGTGGCAACGACTTAATTCATTTTATTAAACGAAATTTGATGATGGAACAGAAAAGTACACTTGATTTACAGTTAGCCACATTTGAACGGGATTATGCAAAGAATGCGAATAAGTTACTCGCCGACGTTCGAAAGCAGAATCCTGATGCACAGGTATATGTGTTTGGAATTTATAATCCAGTTTACGTTTATTTGCCACAAGTGAAATTTATCAGCCAAGCAATCAACCAGACTAATAAATTAACCAAGTCGACAGTAAAAAATCATAAAAATATGTACTTTGTTCCCATCAGCAACGAATTGTCTGATGGAAAGTATCAAACTCAAGAACAACACAAGAAACTAATACGTGATGCTCAAAAACAGCCTAGTCTTCAGCATGGTCTTTCAGCAAACTCGATTATTGAATTATTTGGTTCAAACAACGATGACAAAAATAATTTAATTTCTAACGATGACCATTTTCATCCAAACAAAAAGGATATCAAGTGA
- a CDS encoding DegV family protein, whose protein sequence is MANVKIVTDSSAQLSEEEINNLGITVVPLSVMIDETVYVDGETITREDFVKKMLTADNLPKTSQPPVGKFVDAFNRLGEDGSPVLCICMMEGLSGTVNAAKQAGTLSSSNVTVIDSGNIDRGLAFQVIKAGQMALEGNSIDEILSELEKVKVHTKMFMGVMTLDNIVKGGRLHPFVGAVTNLLNIKIILSVYNGDLKIKSKLRGMKSMKKYCFNALDKLKQDESLSSVAISYVNSTDFISELADQVKQSFSDIPFLYRVTSPVVSTHAGEGAFALYYLENY, encoded by the coding sequence ATGGCAAACGTTAAAATTGTTACAGATTCATCTGCACAATTGAGCGAAGAAGAAATCAATAATTTGGGGATTACTGTGGTGCCTTTGTCAGTTATGATTGACGAAACAGTCTATGTTGATGGGGAAACCATTACTAGAGAAGATTTTGTCAAAAAAATGTTAACTGCGGATAACTTGCCCAAGACAAGCCAACCGCCAGTTGGTAAATTTGTCGATGCTTTCAATCGACTTGGTGAAGATGGCAGTCCAGTTCTCTGTATTTGTATGATGGAAGGGCTTAGCGGTACTGTCAACGCAGCTAAACAAGCTGGTACACTTTCAAGTTCAAATGTAACCGTAATTGATAGTGGCAACATTGACCGTGGCCTTGCTTTCCAAGTTATTAAGGCTGGACAGATGGCTTTAGAAGGAAACTCCATTGACGAAATTCTGTCAGAGCTCGAAAAGGTTAAGGTTCATACAAAGATGTTCATGGGGGTAATGACCCTAGACAATATCGTTAAAGGTGGCCGGTTACATCCATTTGTTGGTGCGGTTACAAACCTATTAAATATTAAGATTATTCTTTCTGTATATAATGGCGATTTAAAAATCAAATCAAAATTACGCGGAATGAAATCAATGAAGAAGTACTGCTTTAATGCACTTGATAAATTGAAGCAAGATGAGAGTCTCAGTTCTGTAGCTATTTCATACGTTAACTCGACTGATTTCATCTCTGAACTTGCTGATCAGGTTAAGCAGTCATTTTCAGATATTCCGTTCTTATATCGCGTAACCTCACCAGTAGTTTCTACCCACGCTGGCGAAGGGGCATTTGCGCTTTATTACTTAGAGAATTACTAA